In Scleropages formosus chromosome 20, fSclFor1.1, whole genome shotgun sequence, a single window of DNA contains:
- the meiob gene encoding meiosis-specific with OB domain-containing protein, with protein MTSRVSARAVVAVCDLQPNSANVAVVGVVIGKTDMKSFPDRKNIGSERYTFSFTVKDSPDYFINASFWGTGDYIHTMSSLFRIGDCVMIENPLIVTKDPEKERFCPATSSLYRLLLTENHSAVKVFPDREADPRLISIFHLPVKDNRDFFSLGDIVANGQSLDGNVLNILAVLQSVGETKYFTTSDGRKGQRCEVKLFDETVMSFCLICWDMETVKFVQSWIPRETVLFIADTRVTFDSFRKSMVATVTSKTIITVNPDSKEAELLFRYAKEFSETGALDDQEQFGDHVSLDSISDVFTVTQLKLSIQGNDKQDCIYGVTYAFITILNLDASVSKVIRSRCAKCWFQVTDEMQRCSNPACPGNPNLEITTGFDLLVDITDHTGTLKSCSLSGTAAEKTLGCTAEEFLQLTEPEKTALKWKFLLERCKICLKVMSSPKSRNGIRGNILSCTLAEPLEVRQALSSVAL; from the exons ATGACATCTCGTGTAAGCGCTAGAGCTGTGGTGGCCGTGTGCGATCTGCAGCCCAACAGCGCTAATGTG GCTGTGGTAGGTGTGGTTATTGGGAAAACAGATATGAAGAGCTTTCCTGACAGAAAAA ATATTGGTTCTGAGAGATACACTTTCAGCTTCACTGTTAAGGACTCACCAGACTATTTCATCAATGCTTCCTTCTGGGGAACCGGAGATTATATCCATACGATGTCCAGTCTCTTCAGAATAGGCGATTGTG TTATGATAGAAAATCCCTTAATCGTCACCAAGGAtccagaaaaagaaagattCTGCCCTGCAACTTCAAG CCTTTACAGATTGTTGCTGACTGAAAATCACTCCGCTGTCAAGGTATTTCCTGATAGAGAGGCTGATCCTAGGCTCATTTCTATATTCCACTTGCCTGTGAAAGACAACAGGGATTTCTTCTCACTGGGAGACATTGTGGCAAATGGACAGAGCTTGGATGGAAATGTCCTTAATATTCTTGCTGTTCTTCAGTCG GTTggagaaacaaaatatttcacaacttCCGATGGACGCAAAGGACAAAGATGTGAAGTGAAGCTCTTTGATGAAACTGTCATGTCATTTTGTTTGATCTG ctGGGACATGGAAACCGTTAAATTTGTTCAGTCATGGATACCACGAGAGACAG TGCTCTTCATCGCAGACACACGTGTTACATTTGATAGCTTCCGCAAGAGTATGGTTGCAACTGTTACCTCAAAAACTATTATTACAGTCAACCCTG ACTCAAAAGAGGCAGAGCTATTGTTCCGTTATGCCAAAGAATTTTCAGAAACTGGAGCACTGGATGATCAAGAGCAGTTTGGAGATCATGTGTCCT TGGATTCCATTAGTGATGTATTTACTGTGACTCAACTGAAGCTCAGCATCCAGGGAAATGACAAGCAAGACTGCATCTATGGAGTGACATATGCCTTCATCACTATATTGAATCTTGATGCCTCTGTTTCAAAAGTGATACGAAGCAGATG tgcaaaatGCTGGTTTCAGGTAACTGATGAAATGCAAAGGTGCAGTAATCCAGCATGTCCTGGGAATCCAAATCTGGAGATTACCACAGGATTTGATTTATTGGTGGACATCACTGACCACACAGGCACGTTGAAGTCCTGCTCTTTGTCAGGCACAGCTGCTGAAAAGACTCTTGGCTGCACA GCTGAAGAGTTTCTACAGTTAACAGAGCCAGAGAAAACAGCTTTGAAATGGAAATTCCTTTTAGAAAGATGCAAAATCTGCCTAAAG GTCATGTCATCTCCAAAAAGCAGAAATGGCATTAGAGGAAATATCCTGTCCTGTACATTAGCTGAACCCTTGGAAGTAAGACAAGCCTTATCAAGTGTTGCCTTGTGA
- the narfl gene encoding cytosolic Fe-S cluster assembly factor narfl, whose amino-acid sequence MASHFSGVLQLTDLDDFITPSQECVKPVKVEKKQGKSVAKIQIEDDGSYFQVKQDGKLQKLEKAKITLNDCLACSGCITSAESVLITQQSQDELYRVLRQNKENNSKQVVVVSVSPQSRASLAARFNLSSTDAGRRLTAFFKNLGVHHVFDTGFSRTFSLLESQREFVERFRRSEQDKKSLPMLASACPGWICYAEKTHGDFVLPYISTTRSPQQVMGSLVKTYFAEQQGLTPQQIYHVAVMPCYDKKLEASRPDFYITQSDTREVDCVITSGEVLKMLDQEGLSLRDVDPAPLDTLFSSVCGNELMRHEGSGSGGYLHHIYTYAAKQLFGIDAKDISYKTLKNKDFQEVTLEKDGAVLLRFAATYGFRNIQNLVQKLKRGKSPYHFVEVMACPSGCLNGGGQIRPLPDQSNKDLLQKVEELYRAERPLEPEDDEHVTGLYDTWLRSVGEDRARELLHTRYHAVEKADSGLTIKW is encoded by the exons ATGGCTTCGCACTTCAGTGGTGTTCTTCAGTTAACCGATTTGGACGATTTTATCACCCCTTCCCAG GAATGTGTGAAACCGGTGAAGGTGGAGAAGAAACAAGGCAAGTCTGTGGCCAAAATCCAGATAGAAGATGATGGAAGTTACTTTCAGGTTAAGCAG GACGGCAAGctgcagaagctggagaaagcCAAGATCACACTGAACGACTGTCTAGCCTGCAGCGGCTGTATCACTTCAGCTGAGAGTGTGCTGATCACCCAGCAGAGTCAAGATGAGTTGTACAGGGTTCTCCGCCAGAACAAG gaaaacaacagcaaacagGTTGTGGTGGTGTCAGTGTCCCCACAGTCCAGGGCCTCTCTGGCTGCACGGTTTAACCTGAGCAGTACTGATGCGGGCAGGAGGCTCACGGCTTTCTTTAAGAACTTGG GTGTGCATCATGTGTTTGACACTGGATTCAGCCGAACATTCAGCCTTTTAGAGAGCCAGCGGGAGTTTGTGGAGCGCTTTCGACGGAGTGAGCAGGACAAGAAATCTCTACCAATGCTGGCCTCAGCCTGTCCag GCTGGATCTGCTATGCAGAGAAGACTCATGGTGACTTCGTCCTTCCTTACATCAGCACCACTCGGTCCCCCCAGCAGGTCATGGGTTCTCTAGTGAAGACCTACTTTGCGGAACAGCAG GGCCTGACTCCACAGCAGATCTACCATGTTGCCGTGATGCCGTGCTACGACAAGAAGCTGGAGGCCTCCAGGCCTGATTTCTACATCACGCAGTCAGACACACGAGAGGTGGACTGTGTTATTACATCAG GGGAGGTTTTGAAGATGCTTGACCAAGAGGGTTTGTCTCTGAGAGATGTGGATCCTGCACCTTTAGACACATT GTTTAGCAGTGTGTGCGGGAATGAGCTCATGAGGCACGAGGGGAGTGGTTCCGGAGGCTACCTACACCACATCTATACCTATGCTGCCAAACAGCTCTTTGGAATTGACGCAAAGGACATCTCATATAAGACTCTCAA GAATAAGGACTTCCAGGAAGTAACTCTCGAGAAGGATGGGGCCGTTCTACTACGCTTTGCTGCTACTTACGGCTTCCGCAACATCCAGAACCTGGTCCAAAAGCTGAAGAGAGGAAAGTCACCTTACCACTTTGTGGAGGTGATGGCCTGCCCTTCAG gGTGTTTGAATGGGGGCGGACAGATACGGCCCTTGCCTGACCAGTCCAACAAGGATCTGCTTCAGAAAGTGGAAGAGCTTTACAGAGCAGAGCGCCCCCTGGAGCCAGAGGATGATGAGCACGTGACAGGGCTGTACGACACATGGCTACGCAGCGTGGGGGAGGATCGAGCTCGGGAGCTGCTGCACACCCGGTACCATGCCGTGGAGAAGGCCGATAGTGGCCTCACCATCAAGTGGTAA